DNA from Sphingomonas sp. R1:
GTGCGCGGCCATGCCGTGATCCTCTCGGCCAAGCCCTATGACGAGAAGAAGCTGTTCGACATCCGCGATGCGCGCGATGTGGCGGTGCAGAAGGTCAAGGACGGGCTGGACGTCCACCTTTCGGCCAACCACCCGACCAACAAGGACCATTTCGGCTATTCCTACGACATGGTCGATTCGCTGGAGGTGTGGAACACCGTCCGCTGGGCGCCGAACAAGACCAACCTGATGGTGTGGGACGACATGCTGAGCTCGGGCCGCAAGATCGGCGCCCGCGGCGGGAGCGATTCGCACCATGGCACCGTGCCGGGCAGCACCGCCCCGCAGGCACTGGAGGCGACCGCGAACAATATCGGCACGCCGACCACCTGGGTGTTCGCGCCGGGGCGCACACGCGAGGCGGTGATCGCCGCGATCGGCCGCGGCCGCGCCTCGATCAGCGCCAACCCTTATGCACCGCGCGTCGAGCTGACCGCCGACGTCAACGGCGATGGCAAGGCCGACATGATGATGGGGGACAATGCCAAGGCGCCTGCCGGGCCGGTGCGCTTCACCGTGCGCCTTTCGGGCAAGCGGGAAGAGGGGGCCTATCAGGTCCGTATCATCAAGAATGCAGACGTGTTCGCCACGCTCGACCTCGGCGCGGACGGCAGCGTCGGCTTTACCGACACGCCTGACGCCATGGGCCGCAGCTACTATCGGATCGAGGTGGAAGGCCCGCAGACGCCCTATCCGGGGGTAGACAACTTCCAGAAGGTCGCGGGGCCGATGGTGGCGATCTCCAACCCGATCTTCTTCAACTTCGACCCGAACTTCTGATCGTCCGTGGTGGCGCCGTTACAGCGCCACCACCTGCTGCTTGCCATCATAGACGACCTCGCGGCCCGGTGCCTCGGCAAGACCGACACCGGTGCCAGGCGCGACGGTGACCACGCGGAAGCGGCGCGTCTTCGCCATGCCGGGATAGCGGCCCGCGCGCGCGCCGATAGTCAGCGTGCCCGCCTTGTCGTTGAGCACCAGATCGATTGTCGCGCGCTCGCCGCGCTGCCAGCCCTGGCCGTCCCCGGCATCGTCATACAGGGTGAAGCGGCCATCGGCGCCGCGATAGACGCGCAGCTCGATCGGCCGGTCCGGGGACTGATCCGCATATTGCACCGGCGATCCCAGCGGCAGGATCGTCCCCGCCGCCACCTGAACCGGGATCTGTCCGATCGGGGCGGCGACCTGGAGCGTCGCACCGCCGGCATGGCGCGCGCCCGTCCAGAAATCAATCCACTCGGTACCCGCGGGCAGGTACACCGCCCGCGCCGTCGCCCCCGGCTCGATCACCGGGCTGACCAGCAGGCCGCGCCCGAACAGATACTGGTCGCGCAGGTCCTGCGCCTTCGCATCGTTCGGAAAAACCATGCCAGCCGGGTAAAGGAACGACGCGCCGTGCGTCGCCACCTGCCAGCTCTGCGCGTAGACGAAGGGCAGCAGCCGGTAGCGCAGCGCCACCGCATCGAGCAGCGGTCCACGCACCGCCTCGGGAAAGCTGTACACCTCCTTGCCCTCGCCGGTGCCGTGGATGCGGAACATCGGGTTGAACACGGCAAACTGCAGCCAGCGGGTGAACAGCTCCTGATAGGCCGGGTCCCTGGGGCTGCCGCCGAAGAAGCCACCGATATCCGCCGACCAGAAAGGGTTGCCCGTCATCGAGAAGTTGACGCCCGCCGGGATCTGCCGGGCGAACACGTCCCACCTTCCGCTGACATCGCCGGACCAGGTAAAGGCACCGTTGCGCTGCTGCCCCGCCCAGGCCGAGCGGGTGAGCAGCAGCGGGCGCTTGGCAGGGTACTCTGCCGCCATGCCGTCGCGCACGGCGGTCGTATGCAGCAGCGGATAGGCATTGTAGACCAGCGCACCGGCCCCCAGCGCGGTGTTCACCTCGGCCATCTCGCCCCATTGGCCGCCCAGTTCGGCCTCGCTGCCGTCCAGCCAATAGCCGTCAAACCCCGCACGCCCGAGGCGCTCCGAGATCTGCCGCCAGTAGAGCGCGCGCGCCTTGGCCGAGAAGGCATCGTACCAGCGGCCTTGGCCCGCTGGATACACATTGGGGTAGGTCCTGGGGTACAGTCCGCCGATCGCCTCCAGCGCCCTGGTGTTCTCCAGTCCGACATCGAGACGCGGCCAAACCGAGACGATGCTGTGCAGATTGTGCCGATGCAGGGCATCGAGCATGCCCTTTGGATCGGGGTAGCGGCTCGGGTCCATCTCGTGGCTGCCCCAGCGCCCGGCGGGCCAATATTGCCAGTCCTGCACTACCGCATCGAGCGGAATGCCCAGCCGGCGATATTCCGCCGCCACGCCCAGCAGCTCGGCCTGCGAGGCATAGCGCTCCTTTGACTGCCACAGCCCCCAGGCCCAGCGCGGCAGCAGCGAGGCGGCGCCGGTAAGCTGGCGATAGGCACCGATCACCTGATCGACATCCGGCCCGGCAAACAGGAAGTAATCCACGCCCTCGCCCGCGCTCGAGCGGAACAGCGCCCTTCCTCCGGCCTGCGGGGTATCCACGGCCACTTCGGTCACCGAGGCATTGTTCCAGAACAGCCCGAAGCCGGCGGGCGAGACCAGCACCGGGACGCCGACATCGGTGTTTGCCTGCTGGAGTCGCACGATCGATCCGCGATAGTCGAGCAGCCCCGTCTGATGCTGACCGAGGCCGTACACCGCCCGCCCCTCCGGCAGGGTGAAGAGCATGCGCACCGCGCCCTCGGCATCGGGCGCGCCGCCGAGCTTGCGGCGCTCCAGATTGGCTTCGGCGATCAGCGGCTTGCCGTCCCCGCCGAGCAGCGCCACCGCCCCCGTCCTGCGATCGACGCTCGCGCGCATCGCGGGGGTGGCGATCAGGTAGCGGTCAGCCTGTTCGTCGAGCGTCCAGGCGACCCGGGCCGGCGCGCCGACGAGCGCGACGTCGGGTGTCCGCTCGGCGCCTTCCCGCAGCATCGTCACGCGCAGGATGCGGTCGCCCCAGAGGGTGAGGACCAGCACCCCCTGATCGGTCCGGAAGCGCAGCCCGGTATCGTCTCGCGCCAACAGGGCCACGCCCGCGCTCGTCCCCGCAGGTGCCAGGGCGGCGGGCGCCGCAAAACTCTGCGCATTCGGGAGGAGACATGCTGCGCCCAACAGCAGGAGCGACCTGGCGTTCATCGACTTTCCTCCCCCGACATCATGATCTTTGCCATCATGTTGTCAGACAAGAAAGCGCTTGCCTAGCCCCGTCAGGGTCTTACTGGCCGCCGGCCAGTCGCAGCCCGGCAATGCAGCCGACGAGTCCCAGGATCAGCAGGAGGCGCACCGGCGTGATCGGCTCGCCGAACCAGAGCATGCCGACGATCACGGTGCCCAGCGCGCCGATTCCACCCCACACCGCATAGGCGGTGCCCATCGGGATGGTCCGCGCCGCCAGTTCGAGCAGCAGCATCGAGGCGGTGACCGAGACGAGGAAGCCGATCGTCCAGGGGATGCTGCGAAAGCCGTCGATGAAGCGCAGGCAGGTGGTAAAGCCCACCTCGCACAACCCGCCGACGATCAGATAGACCCAGGCCATCAGCGGCCCGCCAGCCGGGCCAGTGCCTCGCCGCTCACGCGCTGCACGGTCCACTCCTCCATGCCGACCGCGCCCATGGCGCTATAGAAGTCGATCGCCGGCTGGTTCCAGTCGAGCACCGACCATTCGAACCGGCCATAGCCGCGATCGACCGCGATACCGGCCAGATGGCGGAGCAGCGCCTTGCCCACGCCGGCCCCGCGGCCGGCGGGGGTGACGTACAGGTCTTCCAGATACATGCCGGGCAGCCCGGTCCAGGTGGAGAAATTCTGGAAGAACAGCGCGAAGCCGAGTGGCGCTCCGTCCCCGCTCTCCGCGATTATCGCCTCGGCCGCCGGTCGCGGGCCGAACAGCGCAGCCTCCAGCATCGCCTCCGTTGCCAACACGGCATCGGGCTCGCGCTCATAATCGGCCAGTTCTCGGATGAAGGCGAGGATCTGGGCCACGTCGGCGACGGTGGCGAAACGGATGTTTGTCATGCGGCGGCCTCGGTCTGCGGGGCGGCTGCCACCCTTCCGCGGATCGCGGCGAGGCAGCCCAGGATGATGAGCAACGCGCCGCCGACCGTCCAACCGGAGACGCGCTCGTCGAACACGACATAGCCGAGCAGGGCTGCCCAGACGAACGCCGTATATTCCACCGGCGCCAGCACCTGCGCTTCGGCATGCGCATAGGCCCAGGCGAGCAGCACTGCGGAGACCGAGCCGACCAGCGCCGCCCCCAGGATCCACGGCCACAGCGTGACCGCCGGCAGGGTGGAGAACCAGGGCGCGCCCGGCAGCATCACCAGCGCCAGCACGAGGCTGGTGAATAGCGCGACCTCGATCGGATCCGCGACCTGCGCCTGCTGTCGCAGCAGGATCAGGCTGCCGGCGTAGAGGATCGAAGCGACGAAGACGGCGATCGAGCCCAGCACGACTTGCGTAGAGGCATGCGCCTGTACCTGCCCTGCGGCGATCGCGAGCACGCCCAGGCTGGCGATCAGCGAGCCGCCGATTGCGGCGCGGCGGATCTTCTCGCCCAGAAAGGCGGCGGCAAGGAACATCGCGATCAGCGGCGCAAGGAAGGTTAACGCGATGCCCTGCGCCATCGTCACCCGTGCGAGCCCCCAGAAGAACAGCACGACCGATGTGCCCGCAAGCACGCCGCGGGCGAAGTGGAGCTTGAGCGCGGCGCGGCGCGGCCATGGCGTACGGCGCAGGAGGAAAATCGGCCCCAGCAGCACGATCGCACCGATCGATCGCCACAGCACCGCGCTATAGGCGCCGTGCGCGATCGACATGCCTTTCATCACGGCGTCCATCACCGAATAATTGGCGATTCCCAGCGCGGCGACGAGGAAGGCGATGCGGGGCGAACGGGGCATGCGGATCGGGTAGCCGGGTCGACCGGGAATGGCGAGCCCTTAGCCGAATGCCCTCTACGCTTGCGCCGCTGTCACCTCAACGATCGCCACCCTCCTTGCCCCCGCTCTCCGCATAGGCCTGCGTGCCCCGCGTGACCACGTCGTCCTCCGGCAATATCGCCGCGATCGGGATGTCCGCCTGGGCGAGGATCTCGGCATAAAGCGGCGCGAAATCGGTCTCCACCGTCTCTCGCAGCAGTGCTTCGAAGCTGGGGATCACGAAGTAGTTCTGCTGGAAATCGTCGATGCGATAGTCGGTACGCATCACCCGCTTCATGTCGAAGCGGATGCGGTTGGGGCTGTCGCTGTCCAGCGCAAACACGCTTTCGGCCGAACTGGAGACGATGCCGGATCCATAGATTCGCAGACCCTCCGCCTCCTCGACCAGCCCGAACTCCACGGTGTACCAATAGAGGCGTCCGAGCTGCTTGAGCGCTCCCAGTTCGAGCGCGCGCATCCCGCCGCGGCCATAGGCCTCGAGGTAATCGGCGAAGACGGGATCCGCGAGCATCGGCACATGGCCGAACACGTCGTGGAACACGTCCGGCTCCTGGATATAGTCGAGCTGGTCCGGCCGGCGGATGAAGTTGCCTGCGACGAATCGACGGTTCGCCATGTGATCGAAGAACACGTCGTCTGGGACAAGGCCCGGCACCGCGACGACCTGCCAGCCGGTCAGCCGCATCAGCCGCTCCGAAAGCTCCTCGAAGTTCGGAATGCCCCGCTCGGAGAGTCGCAGCGCCTCCAGTCCCTTGAGATAGGCGGAGGAGGCACGGCCCGGCAGCAGCTTCGCCTGGCGGGCGAACAGCGTGTCCCAGGTGGCATGTTCCTCGGGCGTGTACGCTGCCCAGTCCTGCGGGATCGTCCAGTCCGGCGCAGCACCCTCGGGCGGCCGGTCCAGCACATGCGTTTCCTTGTTCATCGCGGCGCTATAGCATCGTCGCAAATGCAACGAAACGGCGCGCAGCCCCGCGCCAAGCCGAGGAGCGTCGCAGGGCCCCCGCCTGGCCCGTACCGAAGGACGAGCGCGTTCCCCCGCCAAGGCTGGCGATGCTCGCCGAACTCCCGCGCGCCTTCTATGGTCTGGCGGAACTCGCCGCCCACTGGCGCGCGCTTGGGGAAAACCCTCGCGGCGACGGCCGCCCCGTGCTGGTGCTGCCGGGCCTGTTCAACGCGGACCGTTCGCTTCTGGTTCTGCGCCGTCATCTCCACCGACTGGGCTACCGCGCATATGGCTGGGGACTGGGCCGCAATTTCGGGACGCGCACGATCGGCGCGGCGGGCGAACGGCTGATGGCGCGGATCACCGAACTCCACCTCGTGACCGGGCAGCCGGTCACGCTGGTCGGCATCTCGCTCGGCGGGATCATGGCGCGCGTCGCGGCGCATCGCCATCCGGAGATGGTGCGCGGCGTGATCACGATCAGTTCGCCCTTCGCCGGCCACCCCAGCGCCACCAATGTCTGGCGCCCCTTCCAGTGGCTGAGCGGCGAACGGATCGACGATCCCGCCCTGCTCGGCCAATTGGCGGAAGCCGCAGCCCCGCTGCCGATGCCTGCAACGGCGATCTGGAGCCGCAGCGACGGGCTGGTCAACGGCCTGAACTGCCGCACCAGTGCCTGTCGTGCGGTGGAGGTGCGCAGCAGCCACCTCTGGGTGCAACTGCGTGCCGAGGTACTTTCGGCGGTGGCGCAGGCGCTCGCCGAACAGCGCCTGTCCTAGCCGAGCGCCTCGTCCAGCAGCCTGGCCAGCCGCAGGCCGCCACGCACCACCTGCTGGCGCGCGACCGGCACCAGCTTCGCGATCGTTGCCTCGTCGAGCTGCGCCGGATGCGCGCCCGCCGTGCAGACGCCGTCGCCGGCCGCACTGGGATAGACCGTGTCGCGTGCGACCTGCCAGCTCTCGCGGCTCCAGTCGGCGACGCTGCCGCCCCACATCGCGGTGCGTTCGCCCGCGCTGTACACCCGCACCGGCGAGGGCGGCTGCGAGATGGCACGCTCGGCCAGATAGCCGTCCCACACCGAATGCAGGTTGAGCTTGGCGCTCGTGAACGCGCCGTAGTTGGTCTTCACCTGGTTGCCGCCCAGATCGCTGTGATCGCCGGCATGCAGCGGCTGGTGCAGGTCGCCGACGAAATGGACGAGAAACGCCAGCGCCATCACCCGCTCGCGCAGCGGCACCTTTGGGTCCTTGAGCAGCTTCACGTCGCGCTCGATCTGCGCCGAGACGCAATTGCCGTCGCGGCAGGGCGGCTTGAGGTCGAACGGCTTGCAGATATCGATGTTCTGATAGTGCCACGAATAGGCATAGCTGAAGCGCGGCCCCAGCGTCTTGACGCAATCCGCCCAGACGGCGGCCTCCTCGATGGTGCCGGCGGGGCAGGTCGGCGTTTCGAGCAGGGCCTGGCGCCGGAGCAATGCATCGATCTTCGCCCGAACCTGCGGGGTCACGTTGCGATAGGCGATCGCGCCGACCGTTTCATGGCCATATTCCCAATAGGCGGAAGCGGGCGAGGCGGCGCCGAAGCCGACCAGCGCGGCGAGGAGAAGGAGGATGCGACTCATGGTCGCCCCCTAGGGCCGCCCCCTCTCCCGTTCAATGGGTTAGCGCTGGTCCTCGTAGATCGCGATCTCGCGCGTGCCGTCCGCCCAAGCCTTGCCGCGATACATGCCGGGGGTGGTGAAGCACCAGTCGAGCTCTCCCGAGGGCGCCGCGAGGATCACGCCGCCGACGCCGCCCATCGCCTTCACATCGGCCATCACCACTGCCGCAGCCTGGCCCGCGGTCTCGCCCAGGAAGCGCATGCGGGCGCAGATTTCATGGGTAACGCCCTCCCGGATGAAGAACTCCCCCGAGCCGGTGGCGGAAATCGCGCAGGCGCGATCATCGGCATAGGTGCCCGCGCCGATCAGCGGTGAGTCGCCCACCCGGCCCCAGCGCTTGCCGGTGAGGCCGCCGGTGGAGGTCGCCGCCGCGACATGGCCAGCCGCATCCATCGCTACCGCACCGACCGTGCCGTACTTCATGTCGACATCGAAACCGCCGCGCGCCGTATCGGCCTTCATCCAGTCGAGCTGCTGGCGGCGCTCCTCGGTACCGAACCAGGCATTGTCGACCTGCTCCAGCCCCTGGTCGCGCGAGAATTGATCCGCGCCCTCGCCTGCGAGCAGCACATGGACGCTCTTCTCCATCACCGCGCGGGCCAGCGCGACGGGGTGGCGCGTGGTCGTTGACCCGGCGACCGCCCCCGCCGCACGGCTCGCCCCGTCCATGATCGCCGCATCGAGCGTGTGCCCGCCCTCCCAGGTAAACACCGATCCGCGCCCGGCATTGAAATGGGGGTCATCTTCCAGCACCTGCACGGCTGCCTGTACGGCCTCGACGGCCGAGCCGCCGGTCTCGAGCACCGCCGCGCCGGCATCGAGCGCGGCGTTCAGGCCGGCGGTGGCGCCCGCCTCCTGCGCCTCGGCCAGTTCGCCGCGCCGCATGCTGCCGGCACCGCCATGGATCGCCAGCGTCCAGCGGCACTTGGAGAATTGGGTCGACATCGAGGGGCTCCGGCTGAATTTGTAGGGCGTCCCTAGCAGATCGCGCGATCCAACCAAGGTCCGGCTAGCCGCCGCCCTCCGTTGCGCCTATATGGCGGCCATGTCCGTACGACCCTGGCGCGATATCGTCCGGCGGCAAAGCCGTCAGATCATGGTGGGCAACGTGCCCGTTGGCGGCGATGCGCCGGTGACGGTGCAGACGATGACCAACACCGCCACCTCCGACGTGAAGGCGACGATCGACCAGATCCGCCGCTGCGAGGAGGCCGGCGCGGACATCATCCGCGTCTCCTGCCCGGACGTCGAGAGCACCGCCGCGCTCAAGCAGATCGTCCGCGCCGCGCGCGTGCCGATCGTCGCCGACATCCATTTCCACTATAAGCGAGCGTTGGAAGCCGCGGATGCCGGCGCCGCCTGCCTGCGCATCAACCCCGGGAATATCGGCTCGGCCGACCGGG
Protein-coding regions in this window:
- a CDS encoding CehA/McbA family metallohydrolase, with amino-acid sequence MFRVAALALAVLLAPAASAQTNDKFVVASLTDGVWMKGDLHVHSRHSKDSTNHSVARIIADAERASFDFLLISDHDNHVNGDTAHNTWSDPEFRSDKLLLLYGAEWTTVRGHAVILSAKPYDEKKLFDIRDARDVAVQKVKDGLDVHLSANHPTNKDHFGYSYDMVDSLEVWNTVRWAPNKTNLMVWDDMLSSGRKIGARGGSDSHHGTVPGSTAPQALEATANNIGTPTTWVFAPGRTREAVIAAIGRGRASISANPYAPRVELTADVNGDGKADMMMGDNAKAPAGPVRFTVRLSGKREEGAYQVRIIKNADVFATLDLGADGSVGFTDTPDAMGRSYYRIEVEGPQTPYPGVDNFQKVAGPMVAISNPIFFNFDPNF
- a CDS encoding TIM-barrel domain-containing protein, with translation MALLARDDTGLRFRTDQGVLVLTLWGDRILRVTMLREGAERTPDVALVGAPARVAWTLDEQADRYLIATPAMRASVDRRTGAVALLGGDGKPLIAEANLERRKLGGAPDAEGAVRMLFTLPEGRAVYGLGQHQTGLLDYRGSIVRLQQANTDVGVPVLVSPAGFGLFWNNASVTEVAVDTPQAGGRALFRSSAGEGVDYFLFAGPDVDQVIGAYRQLTGAASLLPRWAWGLWQSKERYASQAELLGVAAEYRRLGIPLDAVVQDWQYWPAGRWGSHEMDPSRYPDPKGMLDALHRHNLHSIVSVWPRLDVGLENTRALEAIGGLYPRTYPNVYPAGQGRWYDAFSAKARALYWRQISERLGRAGFDGYWLDGSEAELGGQWGEMAEVNTALGAGALVYNAYPLLHTTAVRDGMAAEYPAKRPLLLTRSAWAGQQRNGAFTWSGDVSGRWDVFARQIPAGVNFSMTGNPFWSADIGGFFGGSPRDPAYQELFTRWLQFAVFNPMFRIHGTGEGKEVYSFPEAVRGPLLDAVALRYRLLPFVYAQSWQVATHGASFLYPAGMVFPNDAKAQDLRDQYLFGRGLLVSPVIEPGATARAVYLPAGTEWIDFWTGARHAGGATLQVAAPIGQIPVQVAAGTILPLGSPVQYADQSPDRPIELRVYRGADGRFTLYDDAGDGQGWQRGERATIDLVLNDKAGTLTIGARAGRYPGMAKTRRFRVVTVAPGTGVGLAEAPGREVVYDGKQQVVAL
- a CDS encoding DMT family transporter, with translation MAWVYLIVGGLCEVGFTTCLRFIDGFRSIPWTIGFLVSVTASMLLLELAARTIPMGTAYAVWGGIGALGTVIVGMLWFGEPITPVRLLLILGLVGCIAGLRLAGGQ
- a CDS encoding GNAT family N-acetyltransferase, coding for MTNIRFATVADVAQILAFIRELADYEREPDAVLATEAMLEAALFGPRPAAEAIIAESGDGAPLGFALFFQNFSTWTGLPGMYLEDLYVTPAGRGAGVGKALLRHLAGIAVDRGYGRFEWSVLDWNQPAIDFYSAMGAVGMEEWTVQRVSGEALARLAGR
- a CDS encoding DMT family transporter, with the protein product MPRSPRIAFLVAALGIANYSVMDAVMKGMSIAHGAYSAVLWRSIGAIVLLGPIFLLRRTPWPRRAALKLHFARGVLAGTSVVLFFWGLARVTMAQGIALTFLAPLIAMFLAAAFLGEKIRRAAIGGSLIASLGVLAIAAGQVQAHASTQVVLGSIAVFVASILYAGSLILLRQQAQVADPIEVALFTSLVLALVMLPGAPWFSTLPAVTLWPWILGAALVGSVSAVLLAWAYAHAEAQVLAPVEYTAFVWAALLGYVVFDERVSGWTVGGALLIILGCLAAIRGRVAAAPQTEAAA
- the phhA gene encoding phenylalanine 4-monooxygenase, with the protein product MNKETHVLDRPPEGAAPDWTIPQDWAAYTPEEHATWDTLFARQAKLLPGRASSAYLKGLEALRLSERGIPNFEELSERLMRLTGWQVVAVPGLVPDDVFFDHMANRRFVAGNFIRRPDQLDYIQEPDVFHDVFGHVPMLADPVFADYLEAYGRGGMRALELGALKQLGRLYWYTVEFGLVEEAEGLRIYGSGIVSSSAESVFALDSDSPNRIRFDMKRVMRTDYRIDDFQQNYFVIPSFEALLRETVETDFAPLYAEILAQADIPIAAILPEDDVVTRGTQAYAESGGKEGGDR
- a CDS encoding esterase/lipase family protein; protein product: MLAELPRAFYGLAELAAHWRALGENPRGDGRPVLVLPGLFNADRSLLVLRRHLHRLGYRAYGWGLGRNFGTRTIGAAGERLMARITELHLVTGQPVTLVGISLGGIMARVAAHRHPEMVRGVITISSPFAGHPSATNVWRPFQWLSGERIDDPALLGQLAEAAAPLPMPATAIWSRSDGLVNGLNCRTSACRAVEVRSSHLWVQLRAEVLSAVAQALAEQRLS
- a CDS encoding S1/P1 nuclease, with protein sequence MSRILLLLAALVGFGAASPASAYWEYGHETVGAIAYRNVTPQVRAKIDALLRRQALLETPTCPAGTIEEAAVWADCVKTLGPRFSYAYSWHYQNIDICKPFDLKPPCRDGNCVSAQIERDVKLLKDPKVPLRERVMALAFLVHFVGDLHQPLHAGDHSDLGGNQVKTNYGAFTSAKLNLHSVWDGYLAERAISQPPSPVRVYSAGERTAMWGGSVADWSRESWQVARDTVYPSAAGDGVCTAGAHPAQLDEATIAKLVPVARQQVVRGGLRLARLLDEALG
- a CDS encoding isoaspartyl peptidase/L-asparaginase family protein; translation: MSTQFSKCRWTLAIHGGAGSMRRGELAEAQEAGATAGLNAALDAGAAVLETGGSAVEAVQAAVQVLEDDPHFNAGRGSVFTWEGGHTLDAAIMDGASRAAGAVAGSTTTRHPVALARAVMEKSVHVLLAGEGADQFSRDQGLEQVDNAWFGTEERRQQLDWMKADTARGGFDVDMKYGTVGAVAMDAAGHVAAATSTGGLTGKRWGRVGDSPLIGAGTYADDRACAISATGSGEFFIREGVTHEICARMRFLGETAGQAAAVVMADVKAMGGVGGVILAAPSGELDWCFTTPGMYRGKAWADGTREIAIYEDQR